The Muricauda sp. SCSIO 65647 genome includes a region encoding these proteins:
- a CDS encoding Gfo/Idh/MocA family oxidoreductase yields MANPIRTGVLSFGLSGTVFHSPFLNEHPGFELTGIVERTIKKAHKSYPKIRSYDSVTAIIEDADIELIIVNTPNSTHFAFASQALKAGKHVVLEKPFTITSKEAKKLFALALENDRCIMPYQNRRYDSDFLSVKQVVESGKLGNLIEAHFRYDRYRYAIGTNIAKETNVPGSGVLYNLGPHLLDGVISLFGVPEKWKKTMGQFRPGTLVDDYAHIHLSYPDNLQVHITTSLLVADPGPAFVIYGTKGSYKKNRADVQEQQLMMGMKPKDLRYGIEEPDQKGILTLISEAGEKNQTEVVSERSSYIDVFEDVYQTIRKGRPYPVTETQIIQQLEILEA; encoded by the coding sequence ATGGCCAATCCGATCAGAACGGGCGTTTTATCATTTGGTTTATCCGGAACAGTTTTTCATTCCCCTTTTCTAAACGAACACCCCGGTTTTGAGTTAACGGGCATAGTCGAAAGAACCATAAAAAAAGCCCATAAGAGTTACCCTAAAATAAGAAGCTATGATTCTGTAACCGCAATCATTGAAGATGCAGATATTGAATTGATAATTGTAAATACGCCCAATAGTACTCATTTTGCTTTTGCATCGCAGGCGCTCAAAGCGGGAAAACATGTTGTGTTGGAAAAGCCTTTTACCATTACCTCCAAAGAGGCAAAGAAACTGTTTGCCTTGGCCTTAGAGAACGACCGTTGTATCATGCCCTATCAAAATAGGCGGTATGACAGTGATTTTTTGTCTGTGAAACAGGTAGTGGAGTCTGGTAAGCTGGGAAATTTGATCGAGGCACATTTCCGGTACGATAGATATCGGTATGCCATAGGAACGAACATTGCCAAAGAAACAAACGTGCCCGGTTCGGGAGTACTTTACAATCTGGGGCCTCACCTTTTAGACGGAGTTATTTCACTTTTTGGTGTCCCTGAAAAATGGAAAAAAACGATGGGACAATTTCGACCGGGTACGCTGGTGGATGATTACGCGCATATACATCTTAGCTATCCCGATAATCTACAGGTTCATATCACCACCAGTCTACTCGTAGCCGACCCGGGACCTGCATTTGTAATCTATGGAACCAAGGGCTCTTATAAAAAGAATCGAGCCGATGTGCAGGAACAACAACTGATGATGGGCATGAAACCTAAAGATTTACGGTATGGCATTGAAGAGCCCGATCAAAAGGGAATACTTACCCTGATAAGTGAAGCGGGAGAAAAAAACCAAACTGAAGTGGTATCAGAACGATCCTCTTATATCGATGTCTTCGAAGATGTGTACCAGACCATTAGAAAAGGAAGGCCCTATCCGGTAACTGAAACCCAGATCATACAACAGTTGGAAATTTTGGAGGCCTGA